The following coding sequences are from one Carettochelys insculpta isolate YL-2023 unplaced genomic scaffold, ASM3395843v1 scaffold_0036, whole genome shotgun sequence window:
- the CLDN15 gene encoding claudin-15, whose protein sequence is MAAVEAGGFLLGTVGWGLLGVTLPNSYWRVSTVDGSVITTSTLFENLWQSCATDSTGVYNCRDFPSMLALSGYLQACRALMISALVLGALALLCSVAGLRCTKLAEGNPAAKGKLAAAGGCIFILAGLSSMVALSWYAFNITRDFFDPLFPGTKYEIGPALYLGWSGSLLAIVGGGCLLGARCADISRDKSYSYSYAGPRAATERPQKASDASNTGPYGKNAYV, encoded by the exons ATGGCGGCGGTGGAGGCGGGGGGCTTCCTCCTGGGCAcggtgggctgggggctgctgggggtgacgCTGCCCAACAGCTACTGGCGGGTGTCCACGGTGGACGGCAGCGTGATAACCACCTCCACCCTCTTCGAGAACCTCTGGCAGAGCTGCGCCACCGACTCCACCGGCGTCTACAACTGCCGCGACTTCCCCTCCATGCTGGCGCTCTCCG GCTACCTGCAGGCCTGCCGTGCCCTCATGATCTCTGCCCTGGTCCtgggggccctggccctgctctgcagcGTGGCCGGCCTGCGCTGCACCAAGCTGGCCGAGGGCAACCCGGCCGCCAAGGGGAAGCTGGCAGCCGCCGGGGGCTGCATCTTCATCCTGGCGG GGCTGAGCAGTATGGTAGCCCTCTCCTGGTACGCCTTCAACATCACCCGCGACTTCTTCGATCCCCTCTTCCCCGGCACCAA GTATGAGATCGGCCCGGCCCTCTACTTGGGCTGGAGTGGGTCCCTGTTGGCCATCGTGGGGGGCGGCTGCCTGCTGGGAGCCCGCTGTGCTGACATCTCGCGAGACAAGAG TTACAGCTATTCCTACGCCGGGCCCAGGGCCGCCACCGAGCGCCCCCAGAAAGCCTCCGACGCCAGCAACACCGGGCCCTACGGCAAGAACGCTTACGTCTag